A part of Cotesia glomerata isolate CgM1 linkage group LG4, MPM_Cglom_v2.3, whole genome shotgun sequence genomic DNA contains:
- the LOC123264037 gene encoding ubiquitin carboxyl-terminal hydrolase 8-like has translation MNVDTEMKALDEYLRFGDIENRIKETQLKREEVKLDELLKERDALKINKANNYDSEIYKEPLKSEESTLTINSDLKRSLSSPNLAQFENLKIPTFDRSSKPTDLRKNDYGNSHSNRSVDDSNLSHIKPVFMDGVQQGTTGLKNLGNSCYMSSIIQCLSNTPMLSNYFRNNSYEDDLHRNGNYGKNSKLVTAFAQVIKSLWTSTIRHISPIELKSTLGSLSNEFGTNEQQDSHEFLILLLEWMHLALRTDDKKIPRDTQMTEAEKQYEQSLEGKRSVLTELFNGQSCSTCTCMHCGFKSITYETFNSLTLSVPENTPCSLSDCLDQYLSVQIILEWKCPKCKVPRRATKKCDFVRLPPIIIIHLNRFSGTDGIMSKKNTSVKCPLNNLNLRHYIPNNSNQNYNYNMYGLSYHVGGIHGGHYTAYCKNVQIQKWFKYDDDRVTPVSESDVKNISSNAYLLFYSAMHDQ, from the exons atgaatGTGGATACtgaaatgaaagctcttgatgagt ACCTCAGATTCGGTGATATTGAGAACCGAATTAAAGAAACTCAATTAAAACGAGAGGAAGT aaaattggatgaattattaaaagaaagagacgctttaaaaataaataaagcaaATAATTATGACAGTGAAATTTATAAGGAGCCATTAAAAAGCGAAGAATCCACGTTGACAATTAACTCTGATTTGAAAAGATCCCTGTCAAGTCCAAATCTTGCGCAg tttgaaaatttgaaaataccGACGTTTGATCGTTCGTCTAAGCCAACAGACTTGCGTAAAAATGATTATGGCAATAGTCATAGTAATAGATCTGTCGATGATTCCAATTTGTCTCATATAAAACCTGTCTTTATGGATGGTGTG caacaAGGTACAACTGGTCTAAAAAATCTTGGTAACTCGTGTTACATGAGTTCAATTATACAGTGCTTGAGTAACACACCGATGCTGTCCAACTATTTTCGCAACAATAGTTATGAAGACGATCTCCATCGCAATGGAAATTATGGGAAAAACAGTAAATTAGTCACTGCTTTTGCCCAAGTTATTAAATCGCTCTGGACTAGTACTATACGTCATATTTCACCAATTGAGCTTAag tcAACATTAGGAAGTCTCAGTAATGAATTTGGAACCAATGAGCAGCAAGattcacatgaatttttaattcttctatTAGAGTGGATGCACTTGGCTTTAAGAACG gatgacaaaaaaatacctCGAGACACTCAAATGACTGAAGCAGAAAAACAATACGAACAATCTTTGGAGGGTAAAAGATCAGTTCTGACAGAACTGTTCAATGGACAATCTTGTTCCACATGTACATGCATGCATTGCGGATTTAAAAGTATTACTTATGAAACATTCAACAGTTTAACTTTATCAGTGCCTGAAAATACACCATGTTCCTTATCT GATTGTCTGgatcaatatttaagtgtgCAAATTATACTGGAATGGAAATGCCCGAAATGTAAAGTACCGCGGCGAGCtacaaaaaaatgtgattttgtGCGGCTGCCACCGATTATTATCATTCATCTGAACCGGTTCAGTGGAACAGATGGAATAATGTCAAAGAAAAATACTAGTGTTAAATGTCCGCTCAACAATTTAAACTTGCGACATTATATTCCAAATAATAGTaaccaaaattataattataatatgtatGGTCTTTCTTATCATGTTGGAGGTATCCATGGGGGTCACTACACGGCATATTGTAAAAATGTACAGATTCAAAA atgGTTCAAGTATGATGATGACCGTGTGACGCCAGTGAGTGAATCCGATGTGAAGAACATAAGTTCCAACGCATATTTATTGTTCTATTCAGCAATGCACGATCAAtag
- the LOC123264038 gene encoding uncharacterized protein LOC123264038, with translation MNQLINVIDYKKSIRITIDKLDLIWSEAGIPTCGKKYALKKFEKILEEDKKLQKCSRRRRSATQIKNEAVFHQKLTKLFDIAKVNVEKYLTDEKKLFLSGQRSKSRFGLINNSVGLNPEENPDDAMDVEPVDTNEPEPNVALATQKSAIFRSNLSATTSHVSTDVSDFESQLSQPKQIPKIDVMTPELCAALDRSKVTHRNAIFILAAAYKSVGIDLSTLNLSYSTIYRARNKYRSNITKDLKSEFHKDDRYVVHWDGKILSDIKGSETVEPYCSSLYQFLGLINFSEFKADDGSALKQASAVIDTLNQWEVAPYVKAMCFDTPPVNTGIHKGTCVMIEKSTWQKD, from the exons ATGAATCAATTGATTAATGTTATTG attataaaaaaagtatacgAATAACGATTGATAAACTTGATCTTATATGGTCTGAAGCTGGCATCCCAACGTGTGGGAAAAAATatgccttaaaaaaatttgaaaaaatattagaggaagacaaaaaattacaaaaatgttCTCGACGAAGACGGTCTGCTACacagataaaaaatgaagcagtttttcatcaaaaattgacaaagtTATTCGATATTGCCAAAGTAAATGTCGAAAAATATCtcactgatgaaaaaaaattgtttttatccgGTCAACGTTCAAAAAGTAGATTtggtttgataaataatagtgTTGGATTAAATCCAGAGGAAAATCCTGACGATGCTATGGACGTAGAGCCTGTTG ATACAAATGAACCTGAGCCTAACGTCGCTCTAGCAACCCAAAAATCTGCAATATTTCGATCGAACTTGTCAGCTACAACAAGTCATGTATCTACTGATGTATCTGATTTTGAAAGTCAACTCAGCCAACCAAAAcaaattccaaaaattgatgtaatgACACCTGAACTCTGTGCTGCACTCGATCGATCAAAAGTCACTCATAGGAATGCCATTTTCATTTTAGCTGCTGCGTACAAAAGTGTTGGAATTGATTTGTCAACTCTAAATCTGAGTTACAGTACAATTTACCGAGCGCGAAATAAATATAGATCAAATATTACTAAGGATCTTAAATCAGAATTTCACAAAGACGATCGTTATGTGGTGCATTGGGATGGAAAAATTCTCAGTGATATTAAAGGTTCAGAAACTGTAGAGCCGTATTGCAGTTCTCTTTATCAGTTTCTGGGGTTGATCAACTTCTCGGAGTTCAAAGCTGACGATGGAAGTGCTCTTAAACAAGCTTCAGCTGTTATTGACACTTTGAACCAGTGGGAAGTTGCTCCGTATGTAAAAGCAATGTGTTTTGATACGCCACCTGTAAATACTg GTATTCACAAAGGAACTTGTGTTATGATCGAAAAAAGCACTTGGCAGAAAGATTAG